The Halalkalibaculum roseum genome window below encodes:
- a CDS encoding heavy metal translocating P-type ATPase: MNTDTLTDQRTACFHCGEDCREGTVYIDDKAFCCSGCKMVYEILDENELNTYYCLESQPGISFKKYTNSGRFDYLDDLQVIEKLTDFKNDNYRTVSFYIPNIHCTSCVWLLENLYKLDPGVTKSSVNFMKREISISFRDDETGLRSIVELLASIGYEPELRLEKLDGKKSPSPDRKLWLKMGVAGFAFGNIMLFSFPEYLSGSTLNNQGSFHTLFGILNILLAIPVLFYSAGDYLKSAWAAISQGGINLDVPISMGILALFSRSVYEISTGIGAGYMDSLTGLVFFLLIGRMIQKKTYERLSFDRDYKSYLPISVTVQDENGNERTQSIDRLEEGTTLIIRNRELVPADAELQSEKCFVDYSFITGESEPVEITEGETIYAGGKIIGPAATMQTVKKVSNSYLTKLWNDSAFDDSIQRPAVSSLADRISPHFTLAVLMIAITAGLLWWPVSVEMAITVFTAVLIIACPCALALSTPFTLGSALNIFSRNGLYIKGIEVIEKLAKASSIVFDKTGTLTEADNADVTFHGTPLTSHEKAMIKSAAQHSIHPLSQKIAAGLEEKDLGNVSHFEETVNKGISAEINGIQLRLGSQSFVASHLKEDTIPETAAGRAVSVVHIAIGGHWKGWFEIANSYRSGMEEMLDRFKERLSTYLISGDNDSQQKQFEPYFPAHALRFEQSPEQKLDFIRSLQEDGGNVIMIGDGLNDAGALRQSDFGIALTDNISAFTPACDAILDGNSLSKMNQFLDFSQASIRVIKLSFGLSLLYNIVGLSFAVAGQLSPLVAAILMPLSSISIMIFTTAGTHLAAKNTGLLTWK; encoded by the coding sequence ATGAATACAGATACTCTCACAGATCAACGGACAGCATGTTTTCACTGCGGTGAAGACTGTAGGGAGGGTACGGTATATATAGATGACAAAGCGTTCTGTTGCAGTGGGTGTAAAATGGTTTATGAGATTCTTGACGAAAATGAACTCAACACCTATTACTGTCTTGAAAGTCAGCCCGGCATTTCATTTAAAAAGTATACGAACTCAGGACGTTTTGACTACCTCGACGACCTGCAAGTTATTGAAAAGCTCACCGATTTTAAGAACGACAATTACCGGACCGTCTCTTTTTACATCCCCAATATACACTGTACGTCATGTGTATGGCTGTTGGAGAACCTATACAAGCTAGATCCAGGTGTTACGAAGAGCTCTGTGAATTTCATGAAACGGGAAATCAGTATCTCTTTCAGAGATGATGAAACCGGGCTCCGATCCATTGTGGAGCTTTTGGCCTCTATAGGCTACGAGCCGGAATTACGCCTTGAAAAACTTGATGGCAAGAAATCACCCTCCCCCGACAGAAAGTTGTGGCTGAAAATGGGAGTGGCAGGTTTTGCCTTTGGCAACATCATGTTGTTCAGTTTTCCGGAATATCTTTCCGGCTCTACTTTGAACAACCAGGGTTCATTTCATACCCTGTTCGGCATACTAAACATACTGCTCGCAATTCCCGTGCTGTTTTATAGCGCCGGTGATTACCTGAAATCAGCCTGGGCTGCCATTAGCCAGGGAGGCATCAATCTCGATGTCCCCATATCAATGGGTATACTGGCTCTCTTTTCGCGCAGTGTTTATGAAATCAGCACCGGGATAGGAGCCGGATACATGGACTCCCTGACAGGACTGGTATTTTTTCTACTCATCGGTCGCATGATCCAGAAGAAAACATATGAACGGCTCTCCTTCGACCGCGACTACAAGTCATACCTCCCCATTTCCGTTACCGTTCAGGATGAGAACGGGAATGAGCGAACCCAATCTATAGACAGGTTGGAGGAAGGCACTACTCTCATTATCAGAAATCGCGAGCTGGTACCCGCTGATGCCGAACTGCAATCGGAAAAGTGCTTTGTTGACTACAGCTTTATAACCGGTGAATCGGAGCCGGTTGAGATTACCGAAGGAGAAACTATATATGCCGGCGGAAAAATCATCGGTCCTGCGGCCACCATGCAAACCGTAAAGAAGGTCTCCAACAGCTACCTCACAAAATTGTGGAATGATTCAGCATTTGATGATTCAATCCAAAGACCGGCTGTTAGCTCTTTGGCAGATAGAATTAGTCCACATTTTACCCTGGCTGTATTGATGATCGCCATAACCGCCGGACTGCTCTGGTGGCCGGTTAGTGTGGAAATGGCCATCACGGTCTTCACGGCCGTATTGATTATTGCCTGTCCTTGCGCCCTGGCACTTTCTACACCTTTTACACTGGGTTCGGCCCTAAACATATTTTCCAGAAACGGACTCTATATCAAAGGAATTGAAGTGATTGAAAAGCTGGCAAAGGCTTCTTCTATCGTATTTGATAAAACGGGCACACTTACAGAGGCAGATAATGCGGATGTAACCTTCCATGGAACACCTCTGACATCGCATGAGAAAGCAATGATCAAGTCAGCAGCTCAACACTCCATCCACCCGCTTAGCCAGAAGATTGCTGCCGGCTTGGAAGAAAAAGATCTTGGTAATGTTTCCCATTTTGAAGAAACCGTAAACAAAGGAATATCTGCTGAAATAAATGGCATTCAACTCAGGCTTGGTTCACAATCTTTTGTCGCATCTCATTTAAAAGAAGATACTATTCCGGAAACAGCCGCCGGGCGAGCTGTCTCTGTGGTTCATATTGCTATTGGCGGCCATTGGAAAGGATGGTTTGAGATAGCTAACAGTTATCGTAGCGGTATGGAGGAGATGCTGGATCGATTCAAAGAACGCTTATCAACCTATCTGATTTCGGGTGATAATGATTCACAACAGAAGCAGTTCGAACCCTATTTTCCGGCCCATGCTCTGCGCTTTGAACAAAGTCCTGAGCAGAAGCTGGATTTTATTCGCAGTCTCCAGGAGGATGGCGGTAATGTCATTATGATCGGAGACGGTCTAAACGATGCCGGTGCCTTGCGGCAAAGCGATTTCGGTATTGCCCTCACAGACAATATCAGTGCATTCACCCCGGCTTGCGATGCCATTCTCGACGGTAACTCTTTGAGTAAGATGAATCAGTTTCTCGATTTTTCCCAAGCCAGCATACGGGTAATTAAGCTGAGCTTTGGGCTTTCGCTGCTTTACAATATTGTCGGATTAAGTTTCGCAGTAGCAGGACAGCTTTCACCGCTGGTCGCCGCCATACTGATGCCTCTCAGCTCAATCAGTATCATGATCTTCACAACTGCGGGAACGCATCTGGCCGCTAAAAATACGGGGTTACTGACATGGAAGTGA
- the ccoS gene encoding cbb3-type cytochrome oxidase assembly protein CcoS has protein sequence MEVIFLLIGFSLLVALIFLGLFIWAVKDGQYDDSYTPSIRILFDKHTSNTKEQSTNTTKTNND, from the coding sequence ATGGAAGTGATATTTCTGCTAATCGGATTCAGCTTACTGGTGGCACTCATCTTTCTCGGCCTGTTCATATGGGCAGTTAAAGATGGGCAGTACGACGATTCTTACACACCGTCCATTCGCATTTTATTCGACAAACATACATCAAATACAAAAGAACAATCAACAAACACAACTAAAACAAATAACGATTAA
- the ccoN gene encoding cytochrome-c oxidase, cbb3-type subunit I, protein MAVDTFYYDNDIVKKFGIATVFWGIIGFLVGLTVALKLIYPDFLGFIPELSYGRLRPLHTNAVIFAFAGNAIFYGVYYSLPRLCKAEMWSKALSKINFWGWQAIILSAVFTLPLGITTSKEYAELEWPIDIAIAVIWVIFGINMLMTIWKRRERHLYVAIWFYIATFVTVAVLHIVNSIEVPATILKSYPVYAGVQDALVQWWYGHNAVAFFLTTPFLGIMYYFIPKAANRPIFSYRLSIVHFWSLIFLYIWAGPHHLLYTALPGWAQALGTVFSLMLIAPSWGGMLNGLLTLRGAWDRVREDPVLKFLVVGITAYGMSTFEGPMLSIANVNAIAHYSDYIIGHVHLGALLWNGGLTFAMLYYITPRIYKTDLYSIKLANVHFWFATMGAVFYVIPMYWGGITQSLMWKEFTSEGLLAYPNFLETVQQIIPMYALRAFGGTLFIIGACFAVYNLYRTAKSGQFVAAEEDQAQPIADPAGNSNEKWHRRLESRPVQFTALTLVVILIGGIIEYVPTALVDSNVPTISSVKPYTPLEIEGRDIYIAEGCNNCHSQMIRPFRSETERYGEYSKAGEFVYDHPHLWGSKRTGPDLHRSGGKYPDSWHLRHMHDPNSTSPGSIMPAYPWLLSQEMDMETIDERISALRAVGVPYAEGYEDQALEDLKAQADEITQGLHQAGFKEVGGIEITSDKQIIAIIAYLQRLGIDIKGNNNPFEELPSSKVLGTGMLEQKAQN, encoded by the coding sequence ATGGCTGTAGATACTTTTTATTACGACAATGATATAGTCAAGAAGTTCGGGATAGCGACAGTCTTCTGGGGTATCATCGGGTTCCTCGTCGGTCTTACCGTGGCCCTGAAACTAATCTATCCGGATTTTCTCGGCTTCATACCGGAGCTCTCATACGGGCGACTGCGACCGCTACATACCAATGCGGTAATCTTTGCTTTTGCAGGTAACGCCATATTTTATGGTGTATACTATTCCCTGCCCAGGCTGTGTAAAGCAGAAATGTGGAGCAAAGCACTAAGCAAAATAAACTTCTGGGGCTGGCAGGCAATTATTCTTTCTGCCGTATTTACCCTTCCTCTGGGTATCACAACCAGTAAGGAATACGCCGAACTGGAATGGCCTATTGATATTGCTATTGCAGTAATATGGGTCATCTTCGGCATCAACATGCTGATGACAATCTGGAAAAGAAGAGAGCGGCATCTTTATGTGGCTATCTGGTTTTACATCGCTACTTTCGTCACCGTGGCCGTACTCCATATTGTTAACTCTATAGAGGTTCCGGCTACCATCCTCAAGAGCTACCCGGTATATGCCGGCGTTCAGGATGCCCTGGTTCAGTGGTGGTACGGGCATAATGCGGTGGCCTTCTTTCTTACCACACCCTTCCTGGGGATCATGTACTACTTCATCCCCAAGGCAGCCAATCGTCCGATATTTTCCTATCGGCTCTCTATTGTCCACTTCTGGTCGTTGATTTTTCTCTACATCTGGGCCGGTCCGCACCACCTGCTCTATACGGCACTTCCGGGTTGGGCCCAGGCACTTGGCACTGTCTTCAGCCTGATGCTGATTGCACCCTCATGGGGCGGTATGCTTAACGGCTTACTAACTCTTCGCGGAGCTTGGGATCGAGTTCGCGAGGACCCGGTTCTTAAATTCCTGGTTGTGGGTATCACCGCTTATGGCATGTCCACATTCGAAGGGCCGATGCTATCTATAGCCAATGTCAATGCTATTGCGCACTACAGCGATTACATTATCGGTCATGTACACCTCGGTGCCCTGCTTTGGAACGGTGGCCTGACATTCGCCATGCTTTACTATATCACACCACGCATTTACAAAACCGACTTGTACTCCATCAAACTGGCCAATGTACATTTCTGGTTTGCTACTATGGGTGCAGTCTTCTATGTGATCCCCATGTACTGGGGTGGAATCACTCAAAGCCTCATGTGGAAAGAATTTACCAGCGAAGGTCTGCTCGCTTATCCAAACTTCCTGGAAACAGTACAGCAGATTATTCCTATGTATGCGCTCAGAGCCTTTGGCGGCACCTTGTTCATCATCGGTGCCTGCTTTGCGGTTTACAACCTGTATCGTACAGCCAAGAGCGGACAGTTTGTTGCGGCTGAAGAGGATCAGGCACAACCGATTGCGGATCCTGCCGGAAACAGCAATGAGAAATGGCACCGTAGACTGGAAAGCCGACCGGTGCAATTTACTGCCCTGACCCTTGTAGTGATATTGATCGGCGGTATAATTGAATACGTGCCGACGGCACTCGTTGATTCCAACGTACCGACCATTTCAAGCGTCAAGCCTTACACCCCGCTGGAAATTGAAGGACGCGATATCTATATCGCCGAGGGATGTAATAACTGTCACTCGCAGATGATACGTCCTTTCCGCTCGGAGACCGAACGGTATGGGGAGTATTCCAAAGCGGGAGAATTTGTGTACGACCACCCTCACCTATGGGGTTCCAAACGTACCGGCCCCGACCTGCATCGCTCCGGTGGCAAGTATCCCGACTCCTGGCACCTGCGCCACATGCATGATCCTAACTCGACTTCCCCGGGCTCCATTATGCCCGCTTACCCATGGCTGCTTAGCCAGGAGATGGATATGGAGACCATCGACGAGCGGATTTCCGCCCTACGCGCTGTGGGCGTCCCCTATGCCGAAGGCTATGAAGACCAGGCATTGGAAGATCTGAAGGCCCAGGCTGACGAGATTACACAGGGACTGCATCAAGCCGGTTTCAAAGAGGTGGGAGGCATTGAAATCACCTCTGACAAGCAGATTATAGCCATTATCGCTTACCTGCAGCGTCTCGGAATCGATATCAAAGGCAATAATAATCCTTTTGAAGAGCTGCCATCCAGCAAGGTTCTGGGAACAGGCATGCTAGAACAGAAGGCACAAAATTAA
- a CDS encoding cbb3-type cytochrome oxidase subunit 3: MYKEVLRSIEGIGIFPSISLVLFLGFFIGLIIYLVKKGKSHFEDVSRLPLESDDPIDNHKHKIS, from the coding sequence ATGTATAAAGAGGTTTTACGATCAATAGAAGGGATTGGCATTTTCCCCAGCATATCACTGGTACTCTTCCTGGGCTTTTTTATCGGGTTGATCATCTACCTGGTAAAAAAAGGAAAGTCACATTTCGAAGATGTCTCCCGTCTGCCTCTGGAGTCAGACGATCCAATTGATAATCACAAACATAAAATATCATGA